DNA from Alnus glutinosa chromosome 2, dhAlnGlut1.1, whole genome shotgun sequence:
TTTCATACTCATTTCTCCACACtcttaggtggcttttaaaaccacTGTTAgattaaaatccaataaagatcTATATCAAAGCCAAATGTGGTTTTAAAGGCTATTTAAAGGTGTGGAGAAATGAGTATAGAGAAATAGAAGTGTAtaaaacattactcttataatttttctaaagtTTATTCGGCCCCATTCAGTATAAAaataggacaaaaatttcctacaaatcggtttgtaagaaattttatacaacccacatataagattgacatgtgtcccttcacatgtaagaaacacatgttattttaatagcatgtacttttcacatgcgtttttaatagcattaataaaaaaaatatgtgcttatcatatatttaaaaggcacatgtcactcttatatgtgggttgtatgaaatttcttacaaaccaatttataagaaatttttgtccataaaGTTATACATATAAAGAAATCTACGTCAGGtcaattatataatttttcacaTGATGGTGATAAGATGAAAGTAagtaagaaagaaaatatatataattgaaatgtttctaattaaaattttagacCTTCATGACTCATAGCtgaaattgaaaaccgaccCATTGTGCCATTGTCCGGACATAAAAGGTTAATGTATCTGAGTTAATGAAATTAGAAACAAAGTTATTGTGTAATTGTCTGACATTATaactttaatttgtttataacTTTCAAATATTTGATTCGGCCCCATTCACCTGATTTTCCtatatcatttttaatatttcaagAACGCAGCGGCAGAGCTACGTGGAGACAAATGGGAACGACGTTAAGACGTTTGGATgcaagttgaattttttttcaacttgctACAGTATTCAGGTTTAATACAACTCGAATACTGCCCGTTTTTACACCCAATTTCCCCTCTAatgttttttttactttattttattttattttattttaaaaaaactaactcACTCTCCAAAGTGTGTGACCCACATGCATATTGATGATCTAACACATGGAGAATTATCTCCGTATGTTAGTGATCtgaccaaaaataataattatttaaattaaataataattatttgtatttatttatattaaataataactatttaaatcattattccacactaattttcataatttcaatTATTGTATATAACTTTTCATATTATCAATAATTTGCTACCATGGTTTTCTGTGAAAAAATAATCTCATACAACTCTCACTTAAACATGATTTTatatacaatttaaattttactcaacatccaaatatatttttttactcaaaatttacaccctaaataataattaaattttgattttaaaaaatcgaaCACTATAAACTTTTTCTCTGTGAGGGCGTTCGTACGTCATAGAGCTAGGCTGCTTTTCGATCATGTTGTTCAAAACAGTACGACTCTTTGAAATGTTGTTATGGGGAATTTTTTTGGTCAATGCATGGAAAGTAGAGTACGTAGTCGATCATCACTCATCAGAAACTTAACTGCGTATATGTACAAAGCCACCAAACAGAAACCGACTACAAAAAATATCTCTATGGAAAATTCAACATTGGCaattttatagaaaacaatTCTAGATATCTCATGATCAAGTGACTCATCCTACAGTTTACGCGTGAGCATAATATTGGTGAGTCAATTGATATCCTTTAATTAGGGCCAAACCATGCACCCTCCATTCAGTATCAATTATTGACGAAGATGTAATTAATACAATCCAATGAAAGATTGgtaaattaaatcaaacaatGTGCGTACGTACGTAGCATGTCATTCTCATATGTGAAACTACGACGAATCGATAAGGTGGTCGTCTTTATTTATAATGCACTGAAAACTACGTACTATGATCTACTTGACTCTTCTCTGAATGACCTGGGCACGCACTGGATTCTTCATAACAACCAAGAACTCCTCCTTCTCCGAGAGATCAACATCATCCACTGCCTTCCACTCGAAATTCCATACCAAATTTGCAACAAAGTACTCCAGGATTAGCGACCCATATTTGTAACCGGGACACATCCTCCTTCCAGCACCGAAGGGCAACATCTTAAACGACGTCACATCACCCACTTCTTCTCCACCATTATCATTACTAGTACTGGTCATCATCCTTTCAGGCCTAAACTCCATAGGATTCTCCCATACTGTTGGATCGCGCCCTATTATAGCTGTCCCGATGAGCACCGTTGTATTTTTTGGGATATTGTATCCACTTATTTCCATTTCTTCTGTGTTTGTGTGTGGAACCAAGGAGGTATTTGGAGGGTGAATTCTGAGACATTCTAGGATCACCGCTTTCAAATATGGAATCCTCTGCAAATCCTCCTCCTTAACCTCTTCCGCTCCTTGTTCCACAACTCGATTGATTTCAGCAAAAAGCTTGGCTTGAACACGTGGATACTTTACTAAATATGCCATCACCCACTGGAACATTGTTGCGGTTGTGTCAGCGCCTGCGTTGATAAACTCCGAACTCAAACTCAGTACATCGGCCTCCTCAAGCTTACCGGCCTCCTCGGAGATTTCCACATCCAGTAAGGTATCTGTGTATGTTACCAAGTCGACTACTTCTTTGCCGGCCTTCTTCTCTTGCTTCAACTTCTGTCGGGCTCTAATATGAGGCATAAGGATGTCGTATTGACGCCTTAAAAATTCTGTGTACTTTTGCCAACGCTTTCTATACACAAGCTTCCCCAATCTCGGCCAGCTAGCGAACACGCTGAACTCAGAGTAACTGACAAGAAATGTGTATTGTATGTGTTCGACTTCT
Protein-coding regions in this window:
- the LOC133859293 gene encoding cytochrome P450 89A2-like, producing the protein MEAWLIILVSLSACFFIKLLFSFLFSSKKNESKGHLFPPGPPPLPIIGHLHLLPKSTIELRSLLSTLSQKYGPVLTLLVGSKPLVFITSYPIAHKALVKNSAIFANRPPVVPVSYVLSNKRKDIGGSPYGLTWRVLRRNLVSEALHPAGLKSYSFARKRSMETMINSFKQQCSKQEGEAGAVRLFEHLHQAVFSLFILMTYGDIGEDAIREVEHIQYTFLVSYSEFSVFASWPRLGKLVYRKRWQKYTEFLRRQYDILMPHIRARQKLKQEKKAGKEVVDLVTYTDTLLDVEISEEAGKLEEADVLSLSSEFINAGADTTATMFQWVMAYLVKYPRVQAKLFAEINRVVEQGAEEVKEEDLQRIPYLKAVILECLRIHPPNTSLVPHTNTEEMEISGYNIPKNTTVLIGTAIIGRDPTVWENPMEFRPERMMTSTSNDNGGEEVGDVTSFKMLPFGAGRRMCPGYKYGSLILEYFVANLVWNFEWKAVDDVDLSEKEEFLVVMKNPVRAQVIQRRVK